From a region of the Streptacidiphilus albus JL83 genome:
- a CDS encoding DUF4389 domain-containing protein: MANATWAAPEPPREHGAGEWLPALDVPEPGRQRRLTVLLRHLLLIPQYVVVWALSVVAFFVVVAAWFGALVLGRMPAPTARYLAGYLAYETRVASSSMLLVDSYPPFALFLPVDHLVQVEVRPGTLNRLAVFFRLLLMIPAAIVQALAVGGWTVLSFFVWLVVLVLGRMPRPLFEATAAVLRFSMRFGAYSLLLSSAYPKRLFGDGDRPTGPVVSATRPLVLSGAAKALLVLFLVVGLVAGGTTGGESGGSSDHDSNASSAAPAVAPALR, encoded by the coding sequence ATGGCGAACGCCACCTGGGCAGCACCGGAACCACCCCGGGAGCACGGGGCCGGTGAATGGCTGCCGGCCCTGGACGTCCCGGAGCCCGGCCGCCAGCGCCGGCTCACCGTGCTGCTGCGCCACCTGCTGCTGATCCCGCAGTACGTGGTGGTCTGGGCGCTGTCCGTCGTCGCCTTCTTCGTGGTGGTCGCGGCCTGGTTCGGCGCGCTGGTGCTGGGCCGGATGCCGGCCCCGACCGCCCGCTACCTCGCGGGCTACCTCGCCTACGAGACCCGGGTGGCCTCCAGTTCGATGCTGCTGGTCGACAGCTACCCGCCGTTCGCGCTGTTCCTGCCGGTCGACCACCTGGTCCAGGTGGAGGTGCGGCCCGGGACGCTGAACCGGCTCGCGGTCTTCTTCCGGCTGCTGCTGATGATCCCGGCCGCGATCGTCCAGGCGCTGGCCGTCGGCGGCTGGACCGTGCTCTCCTTCTTCGTCTGGCTGGTCGTGCTGGTCCTCGGCCGGATGCCGAGGCCGCTGTTCGAGGCCACGGCGGCGGTCCTCCGCTTCTCCATGCGGTTCGGCGCGTACAGCCTGCTGCTCTCCTCCGCCTACCCCAAGCGGCTGTTCGGCGACGGCGACCGGCCGACCGGGCCGGTGGTCTCGGCCACCCGGCCGCTGGTGCTCAGCGGTGCGGCGAAGGCGCTGCTGGTGCTGTTCCTGGTGGTGGGGCTGGTCGCCGGCGGCACCACCGGCGGGGAGTCCGGCGGGAGTTCCGACCACGACTCGAACGCCTCCTCGGCCGCCCCGGCGGTGGCCCCGGCCCTGCGGTAG
- a CDS encoding alkaline phosphatase family protein — MSSTWPAGPRRVLVVGIDGVRLDLLPELDTPHLDSVAAAGFLAPVEVDEATPTMSGPCWATIATGVGVAKHGVFGNHFGGNRLDVFPDFTTRLASAHRRRTFAAGGWEPLFLAREGGPLFAAPGRLSYVAPLEDSPEAWEVCDERVTAEAVYVLGGADDPQASFVYLGAVDETAHFLGCGAEYRRSIALADQRLGRLLAAVRGRSTHAEEEWTVIVVTDHGHVDAGGHGGRSTVERTAWVAASGPGIAAGGPVLPVRHVDVAAQVYAALEIAPDPHWTLEGRPFTPAAEPAPVG, encoded by the coding sequence GTGTCCAGTACCTGGCCCGCCGGCCCCCGCCGCGTCCTGGTCGTCGGCATCGACGGCGTCCGACTCGACCTGCTCCCGGAGCTGGACACCCCGCACCTGGACTCCGTGGCCGCGGCCGGCTTCCTGGCGCCGGTCGAGGTCGACGAGGCCACGCCGACCATGTCCGGGCCGTGCTGGGCCACCATCGCCACCGGTGTCGGCGTCGCCAAGCACGGCGTCTTCGGCAACCACTTCGGCGGCAACCGGCTGGACGTCTTCCCGGACTTCACCACCCGGCTGGCCTCGGCCCACCGGCGGCGCACCTTCGCGGCCGGCGGCTGGGAGCCGCTGTTCCTGGCCCGTGAGGGCGGCCCGCTGTTCGCCGCCCCCGGCCGGCTCTCCTACGTGGCACCGCTGGAGGACTCCCCGGAGGCCTGGGAGGTCTGCGACGAGCGGGTGACCGCCGAGGCCGTGTACGTGCTGGGCGGCGCGGACGACCCGCAGGCGTCCTTCGTCTACCTGGGCGCGGTCGACGAGACCGCCCACTTCCTGGGCTGCGGGGCGGAGTACCGCCGCTCGATCGCCCTGGCCGACCAGCGGCTGGGCCGGCTGCTGGCGGCGGTCCGCGGCCGCTCGACCCATGCCGAGGAGGAGTGGACGGTGATCGTGGTGACCGACCACGGCCATGTCGACGCGGGCGGCCACGGCGGGCGCAGCACCGTGGAGCGGACGGCCTGGGTGGCCGCCTCCGGCCCCGGCATCGCGGCCGGCGGGCCGGTCCTGCCGGTCCGCCACGTCGACGTCGCGGCGCAGGTCTACGCCGCCCTGGAGATAGCCCCCGACCCGCACTGGACCCTGGAGGGCCGCCCGTTCACTCCGGCCGCCGAACCGGCGCCGGTCGGCTGA